The genomic segment GGAACCCACTGAATTGCCACCGCTTATCCGGCGGGAAGAAATTACGGTACGTCTCACGGATGTGATCGTCCGGCGTCACACACGCGCCACCCCGTAACACCATCTGGTTACACATGAACTTTGCATTGTATTCACCTAGTGCTCCTTCAAGCGGTCGACTGCCCGGGTATGATGAATAGGCACTGGCCGTCCATTCCCAAACGTCACCAAACATTCCTGTCAATTCGTGCTCGGCCCGTACAACCGGTGCCGGATGGTACGTCCCTCGTCCCATCATGTTCCCTTGTCTTGCGACCGTTTTTGCCGCATGCTCCCACTCCGCTTCTGTCGGGAGACGTTTTCCTTTCCAACGACTATAAGCATCCGCCTCATAAAAGCTGACGTGACAAACCGGTTCGTCGAGTGCGAGTGGTTCGACACCATTTAATGTGAAGACAGACCAGTCCCCCGACTCATCCTTCATCCAGTAGAGCGGTGCTTTCCAGCCGAGTTGCTTGATGACTTGGTACCCGTCAGAAAGCCAATATTCGGACGTCTCATAACCTCCAGCTTCGATGAAAGCTAAGTATTCCCCGTTCGTCACGGGCGCGGTTGCCAGTTCAAATGGATTCAACCATACTTTATGGACAGGACTTTCGTTGTCAAACGCAAAGCCGGTCCCATCATGACCGATTTCAATCAATCCTCCGTCAAATGTTTTGTAAGCAGGACTGACATTCGTTTCAGCAGTCGGCGCGACCGCTTTATTTTGATAGGCCGGTAACAAGGGATTGACGAACAAGTTAAATTTCATATCCATCAAAATAAGTTCCTGATGTTGCTGTTCATGTTGCACCCCCATCTCAATCAAACCTTCAATTTTATTTTGACTCGCCGCGTCGCGATCTTGTCTCAAGAACGTATCGATTGCCGCATCGACGTACGAGCGGTAGGCGATGATTTCACTTACAGTCGGCCGCGACAAGACACCTCGTTGATGGCGCGGTTGATACGGACCGATTGAGTTGTAATACGAATTGAACAGATAATTGAACTGTGGATTAAACACTTGATACGCTGCATCGTATTCCTGCAAAATCATTCGTTCGAAAAACCATGTCGTATGCGCGATATGCCATTTAGCCGGACTTACATCAGCGCTTGCTTGGATTACGAAATCTTCCGGTTCAAGTGGATCAATCAATTCAATCGTCTTATCACGGACTCGCGTAAACTTTTCGATTAAGTACGTTGTCGTTTCTGTGTTCATATGCTATGACACCCCTTTTGATGGAATTTTCTGAAAAATAACCATTTAACTATTACCCTAGTTTTATAGGAAGTATGCAAAAAAAAGCAGACGTCGTCGAGACCGTCTGCTTTTTCTACTTTTAATTGCCTTAAAATACTTTATCCCCATTAAAGATTGAGTTCTTGACGACGACATAGTCGACCGTCCGAATCGCTTGCAATTTATTTCCTCCGGCGTACGAGATCGACGATTGCAAATCTTGCTCCATCTCCGTCAATGTATCGGCTAAGCTCCCTTTATGCTCAACAAACATCTTTTTCCCCTCGACGTTCTTTTTTTCACCTTTTTGGAACTCTGATGCCGAACCAAAGTATTCTTTGACGCGGACACCATCGACTTCATGCGTCTCACCAGGCGATTCTTCGTGCCCGGCAAACAATGAACCAATCATGACCATCGTCGCACCAAAACGGACGGATTTCGCAATATCACCGTGTGTCCGAATTCCTCCATCCGCGATGATCGGCTTGCTCGCAGCTTTAGCGCACCAGCGAAGTGCTGCCAATTGCCAACCGCCTGTTCCGAATCCTGTTTTAATCTTCGTAATGCAGACTTTCCCGGGTCCGATTCCGACTTTCGTCGCATCCGCACCTGCATTCTCGAGTTCACGGACAGCTTCCGGCGTTCCGACATTTCCAGCGATGACGAAACTGTTCGGTAAAAATCGTTTAATGTGCTGAATCATTTGAATGACCGCGTCTGAATGACCATGCGCGATGTCAATCGTAATATACTCCGGCACGAGCCCTGCCTGTGCGAGTTCTTCGATGAACGCGTATTCTTCGATCTTGACGCCGACACTAATCGACGCAATTAAGTTTTTCGCTTGCATCGTCTCAACGAACGTCCGTCGTTTTTCTGGTTCAAAGCGATGCATAATATAGAAATAACCATTTTCGGCTAAGTACGTCGCAATCGATTCATCGATGATGGTTTGCATGTTCGCCGGAACGACTGGTAGTTTGAATCGTCTTCCACCAAACTCGACCGTCGTATCACACTCAGATCGACTGCCCACGATTGACTTTGCGGGAATCAATTGAATATCTTCATAATCAAATACTACATCCATTTTCAACACTCCAAATAACGAATATTTTTTAAACTATTGTTTATAATCGTTCGTACTTGAACACTATATCGAATGCAGATTGTCATGTCAAAGGATTTAGAGTGATTTCTCACCTAAAAGCAAATATTTTTGTCTCATAAATGATTTATCGTTCGTTTTTTCATTCTTTTTTATGCTTCAATCGCTATAATCAGTCTTTTCAACAGTCAAAATATCTTAATTTCGATTTTTGAATGGAAATCGATGTTAGATCATGCAGTGCGAATGAGCGTGTAGACAAACTCTTATGAAGCATGAATAGGCTATAACGAGAGGCAATCCGTTCGCACTCCCCTGTCTCGCCTCGTCTTCAAAGCAGCAACCGGTCGCTTTTCGCGGTCTAAAGCGATTCGAGACGGATTGCGCTCTAAACTGTCTGCATGACTGGATTTCTGTCACGGTATTACCTGAAAAGCGTCATGTTTCGTTGACTCCTACGGGAAAAAGTGCGTTTTTAACGTACGTTCAGAGGCAGGCAGGACCCTGCTCGTTGACCGCTAGAATCCAAGTAGCAACGGCTTGCGCCTCGCCCGAGAAAAGTAACGAAAAAAGACGCTGTATCTCCCGATAGCACGTTGTCTACAGTCTGGCGAATGATCGTCGTTCTTCAAGATGAAAGTACGTCCATTCAAGCGATTCACCATTAAAACAGCCAATCAGGCGTGTTAGTCGAATGATTAATCCAGTTTCTTCATATTAAGTTGCGCATGATTGCATACACAGAAGGTTGACCTTATTCAGTTGTAGCCGCGGATGATCGCGACGCCAGAAGGACTAAAAAGTAATAGTTATTAATTTTTTTGCGGCATGTACTATAAAACATCGACATCGACAACAATCATTATCTCCTTACACTAAAAATTCTTCTTTTAATAGTGCAAACATCGTGAAGTCTTCCCAGTTTCCATTAATATATAGACTTTTCCTAGCAAGTCCCTCTCTTCGAAAGCCTACTTTTTCGAGAACACGGCTTGATCCAATGTTCTCAGGCATTACTTCCGCCCGTAACCGATGAAATGCATACTTGTCAAAGAGCAATGCAACTGCTTGACTGACTGCTTCAGCCATCAATCCTTGACCATTGTAATTGCGGTCAAGTTGATAGCCGATCATACATGTTTCAGCTGGAAACCGTTCAATGAACGAAGCAGATACTTCGCCGATTAATGCATTGTTCTCCTTCAGGAAAACACCAAACGCATAGTAGCGATCATCTTGCATCTTTTGTAAGGTTTGACGAATCCGTTCTTGATGGGCTCCAAGAGAATACTGTTCTTCTTTCGGTTTAAGTGGCATCCAAAATTCAAAGTGCTCCCGGTTTCGTATGTTCAGTTCCAACAATTCTAATGCATCTTCTTCTATATAAGCTCTAATAAAAACACGACTCATCCTTGAACATCTCCTTTTTAAGTAACACGCCCTCTAAATATCTTGAAGTTAAACAGTTCAAACGTTTGATTATTATATTTTGGGGAAAACAAATTAAGCAGAACAGATGACAATTCAATGACAATCGTTTTACTACATGACATTAAGGAGGAGAGCATGCAGACAGACCAAGAACTATTCGAACAAATCGAATTAAAAAATAGTCATGCCCTCGAGTTACTTTACGATCGGTATGAAACTTCTCTTTACCTTCTACTTAGACGCGTGACAACTGATGAAGCACGGATTCAACGGACGTTGGCACATATTTTTAAAGCTGTTTGGACCGAGCCACGCCGGCATACTTCCATTCACGGTTATGTCCTGGCAGCGATTAAACACGTTCAACACCCTACTCAGCCTGCCCATTAACTACAAACAGACCTTGTCACTTTTATTCGTTAGGCCGAGACCGAACCCTTTAAAATTTAGGTGCACCTGGTGTTATTTCAAGTTTTTTAGTAAAATTTAACGATTTTTCTGTTTATTCCTTCCTTTTTTTTCGAAGGCATGCTATATTATTAAGTAATTATTGTTGTTCGGTGGAGATAAGAAGATTACTCTTTTAACTCGATGAAATTGATCACGGTAGTAATAATCAGTGTGACTCAGTCGCACGCAGGAGGCAACACACATGGAACAAGGTAAAGTAAAATGGTTTAACGCAGAAAAAGGTTTTGGCTTCATCGAACGTGAAAGCGGCGACGACGTTTTCGTTCACTTCTCAGCTATCCAAACTGATGGCTTCAAATCACTTGACGAAGGTCAAGAGGTTTCTTTCGAAGTTGAAGAAGGTCAACGCGGACCGCAAGCAACTAACGTTACTAAACTTTAATTTCCTTAGAGGATTCGCATTTGCGAATCCTCTTTTTTAATTCTTTTTCCGATTCCCCTTTCTTTCTCTCATCGGCTATGGTATATTATTAAGTAATTATTGTTGTTCGGTGGAGATACAAAGTTTACGCTTTAACTCGATGAAATTGATCACGGTAGTAATAATCAGTGTGACTCAGTCACACGCAGGAGGCAACACACATGGAACAAGGTACAGTAAAATGGTTTAACGCAGAAAAAGGTTTTGGCTTCATCGAACGTGAAAGCGGCGACGACGTTTTCGTTCACTTCTCAGCTATCCAAACTGATGGCTTCAAATCACTTGACGAAGGTCAAGAGGTTTCTTTCGAAGTTGAAGAAGGTCAACGCGGACCGCAAGCAACTAACGTTACTAAACTTTAATTTCCTTAGAGGATTTGCTGATGCAAATCCTCTTTTTTAATTCTTTTTCCGATTCCCCTTTCTTTCTCTCATCGGCTATGGTATATTATTAAGTAATTATTGTTGTTCGGTGGAGATACAAAGTTTACGCTTTAACTCGATGAAATTGATCACGGTAGTAATAATCAGTGTGACTCAGTCACACGCAGGAGGCAACACACATGGAACAAGGTACAGTAAAATGGTTTAACGCAGAAAAAGGTTTTGGCTTCATCGAACGTGAAAGCGGCGACGACGTTTTCGTTCACTTCTCAGCTATCCAAACTGATGGCTTCAAATCACTTGACGAAGGTCAAGAGGTTTCTTTCGAAGTTGAAGAAGGTCAACGCGGACCGCAAGCAACTAACGTTACTAAACTTTAATTTCCTTAGAGGATTTGCTGATGCAAATCCTCTTTTTTAATTCTTTTTCCGATTCCCCTTTCTTTCTCTCATCGGCTATGGTATATTATTAAGTAATTATTGTTGTTCGGTGGAGATACAAAGTTTACGCTTTAACTCGATGAAATTGATCACGGTAGTAATAATCAGTGTGACTCAGTCGCACGCAGGAGGCAACACACATGGAACAAGGTACAGTAAAATGGTTTAACGCAGAAAAAGGTTTTGGCTTTATCGAACGTGAAAGCGGCGACGACGTTTTCGTTCACTTCTCAGCTATCCAAACTGATGGCTTCAAATCACTTGACGAAGGTCAAGAGGTTTCTTTCGAAGTTGAAGAAGGTCAACGCGGACCGCAAGCAACTAACGTTACTAAACTTTAATTTTTTAAGACCTTGCTGATGCAAGGTCTTTTTTTAATTTCATTCATGATAAACTTCATACGTATAGAAAGGAGAACTTCCATGCAACTCTCAATACAAGAACAATTGCAACATGTCTTACAAGCAAGACACAACCATTTGATGGCTGGAAACCGAGAAGCGATGAATGAACTCTTAACTCCTAATTTCTCGTTCATCGATGGACTTGGACGACAATTCGACGCAGAAACTTATTTAGATCACTATGTTGACGTTGATTTGATAAAATGGGTTTCTTCTATAGATGAATCGATGACTGTCGAGCTTTTTGAGACGACTGCCTTAGTACAAACGTTGACAGAGGACCAGTTTCAATATGGGACGACGTCTTATGTAGGACGTTTTCGTATCGTCTCCCTTTATCAACTGACGGACACAGGCTGGAAGTGGCATTTTTCGCAAGCGACGTCGCTTGATCAAGATTAAATAAATTCAACGCTCTACTAGACTCGCTTTAAAGATTGACTCCTTAATTATTTAATCTTTAAAGCGTGACTTAAGCCAGTTTTCCTGACCATTACGGACAGGAAAACTGGCTTTTTTTGTCTCTGAGCGTATATAAACAAGCACTTTTTCTGCAGAAGTTGCCTAAAAATACTGAAAGCTGGTCCTAGGCATCTCTAAAATTGAGTTTCGGTCGATTCTTGAGTCAATTCCTTTTTATATTCCAATTCGGTACTTGAAATCTACTCGAAAGCAATTTGAAAATCCGTTTTCATTCCGTTACACTAAAGTTGCATGTATTTTCTGAAAATTAACGAGAAAGAAGGAATTGGATGACTGTTTTTAACTTTTCCGCAGGTCCCGCCGTTTTACCTGAACCTGTCTTACGTAAAGCACAATCGGAATTATTGAATTATCGAGGGTCCCATCAGTCTGTCCTCGAGCTCAGTCATCGCTCCGCCCTATTCGAAGCAATCTTAGACGATGCAACGTCGCTCGTCCGCGAACTGCTTGAAGTGCCGTTAGACTATGATGTCTTGTTCTTGCAGGGTGGCGCAACGCTCCAATTTTCCATGTTGCCACTGAACCTTGCGATGACTCATCGTGTCGACTTCATCGATACGGGCGGCTGGTCGCAAAAGGCGATTGCCGATGCTGCTCCTTATGCATCGACACGCATCATCGCCTCTTCCCGTGACGATCACTATCGGTCGATTCCGGCCGGTCCTTTTATTTCGGATGCCGATTATCTACACGTGACATGGAACAACACGCTTGAAGGGACGACTTTTCAGGAAGCTCCACGTGTCAACGTCCCGCTCGTCGCTGATTTTTCTTCATCAATTTTATCAGAACCGATTGATGTCAACGCGTTCGACGTCATCTATGCAGGTGCTCAAAAAAACCTCGGTGCTGCCGGTATGACACTTGTCATCATCAAAAAAAGTTTAGTCGAGCAGACACCTTCTGCTCTCGGTTCATACTTACGTTATGACGTTCATGCGAAACACCATTCACTCTACAATACACCACCTACGTATAGTATTTATTTAACGAAACTCGTTCTCGAATGGATAAAACAAGAGGGCGGATTACAGACAATCACGGCACGCAACCGTGCTCAAGCCGCCTCGCTTTATGATGCGCTCGACCACTCCAACCTGTTTTCGAATCAAGTCGCTCACGCAGATCGAAGTTTGATGAACATCCCGTTTTCGACGGGACAACAAGCCTTAGACGATGCCTTTATCGCATACGCCGAACGACACGGCTTAGTGAACCTACAAGGACATCGTTCTGTCGGCGGTATGCGGGCTAGCCTTTATAATGCGATGCCGACCACTGGTGTCGAAGCTTTACTATCCGTCTTACGTAAATTTGAACAGGGGGAACGTTAAATGTACCAAATCCAGTTGTGGAATGATTTGTCTGAAAAAGGGCTGAGTCGCTTTACGGACGATTACCACGTCCATCGCCAAGTTGAGGCACCAGATGCTTTCCTCGTTCGAAGCAAAGACTTACACGGGATGCAGTTCGCCGACTCCCTGAAGGCAGTCGCCCGTGCTGGCGTCGGTGTCAACACAATCCCGCTCGACCAACTCGCAAATCGTGGAATCCCCGTCTTTTCGACGCCCGGTGCGAATGCGAATGCCGTTAAGGAACTTGTCATCGCCAGTCTCTTTTTGACAGCCCGAAAATTGATACCGAGTATCCTTTGGACGAATAATCTACGCGGACCAGACATCCCGGAACGGATCGAAGCCAACAAGCGGCAATTTGTCGGGACAGAACTGTTAGGTAAACGAATCGGCATCGTTGGTCTCGGGGCAATCGGGGCAAATCTTGCTAATACGCTACATGAGTTGGGGATGACCGTTTCCGGTTACGATCCGCATATGTCGATTGAATCCGCTTGGCAGGTCTCAAACCAAATTCATCGGGTGACGAACCTTGAAGAACTTCTTGCGACGAGTGACTATGTCACGCTCCACCTTCCACTCGTCGATGCAACACATCATCTGCTCGACGAACGCTTGTTGTCGAAAGTAAAACAAGGTGCGACGCTACTTAATTTTTCGCGTGGTGAGTTGATTGATGAAGCTGCACTCGCGACCGTCCTGAAATCTGGTCGCCTCGCGAACTATGTCACAGACTTTCCGAATGCCTTCATTTTATCATTACCGCGGGTCATCCCTTTTCCGCATATCGGAGCATCGACCGGTGAGGCCGAAGAAAACTGCGCCATCATGGCAGTCGATCAATTGAAGACCTTTCTCGAGACAGGCAACATTCGTCATTCCGTCAATTTCCCGTCAGTCGAGCTACCGGACTCCGGTAAACGACGCTTGACGATTGCCCATCAAAACATTCCGAACATGGTCGGTCAGATTGCTTCCGTTCTCGCGACGGAGCGGATTAACATCGCGAACATGATTAACGGTAGCAAAGGGCCGATTGCCTATACGATCATCGATATCGATAACCATCTTGACGAAACGATTTCCTTGACGCAGCTCGATGCGATTCCCGGCATCTTAAAAACACGACTACTTTAAAGGAGTGATCTCATGCCAACATTCGAACCTTTCCAGGCACTACGACCACAAAGCAAATATGCAGAAACGTTCTCTTCGCTACCTTATGATGTCTTCAACCGGGCTGAAGGACGGGTCGAGGTACGCCGTCGCCCATTATCCTTCCTTCGGATCGACAAAGCTGAAGTGACGCTACCTGATCTAATCGATGAGCACGACATGCGTGTTTATCAACAAGCTGCCCTCCACTTCAAAGATGCACGCGATAGTCAAATCTTAAAACTCGACGAAGATGAATGTTATTACCTCTATCGTCTCCGTGATGGCGAGCATGTCCAAACAGGTTTTGTCGGTTGCGTGTCCGTATCTGACTACGACGACGGCTTCATCCGTAAACACGAATTTACGCGTCCTGATAAGGAGCGAGATCGCGTCCGTCAAATCGATGCGTTAGAGGCACATACCGGTCCCATCCTACTCGCCCATCAACCGGATGATGAACTCAATCGAATCGTTGCAGAACAGAGTACAAATGTCCCGCTCTATCAGTTCACCACCGAGGACGGGATTGAACATACCATTTTTAAGATTACAAATCGTTCTGACATGCTGACGATCGGGAGTCAGTTTGCTCGTCATGATGCACTGTACATCGCGGACGGA from the Exiguobacterium oxidotolerans JCM 12280 genome contains:
- the egtB gene encoding ergothioneine biosynthesis protein EgtB gives rise to the protein MNTETTTYLIEKFTRVRDKTIELIDPLEPEDFVIQASADVSPAKWHIAHTTWFFERMILQEYDAAYQVFNPQFNYLFNSYYNSIGPYQPRHQRGVLSRPTVSEIIAYRSYVDAAIDTFLRQDRDAASQNKIEGLIEMGVQHEQQHQELILMDMKFNLFVNPLLPAYQNKAVAPTAETNVSPAYKTFDGGLIEIGHDGTGFAFDNESPVHKVWLNPFELATAPVTNGEYLAFIEAGGYETSEYWLSDGYQVIKQLGWKAPLYWMKDESGDWSVFTLNGVEPLALDEPVCHVSFYEADAYSRWKGKRLPTEAEWEHAAKTVARQGNMMGRGTYHPAPVVRAEHELTGMFGDVWEWTASAYSSYPGSRPLEGALGEYNAKFMCNQMVLRGGACVTPDDHIRETYRNFFPPDKRWQFSGFRLAGDL
- the guaC gene encoding GMP reductase; its protein translation is MDVVFDYEDIQLIPAKSIVGSRSECDTTVEFGGRRFKLPVVPANMQTIIDESIATYLAENGYFYIMHRFEPEKRRTFVETMQAKNLIASISVGVKIEEYAFIEELAQAGLVPEYITIDIAHGHSDAVIQMIQHIKRFLPNSFVIAGNVGTPEAVRELENAGADATKVGIGPGKVCITKIKTGFGTGGWQLAALRWCAKAASKPIIADGGIRTHGDIAKSVRFGATMVMIGSLFAGHEESPGETHEVDGVRVKEYFGSASEFQKGEKKNVEGKKMFVEHKGSLADTLTEMEQDLQSSISYAGGNKLQAIRTVDYVVVKNSIFNGDKVF
- a CDS encoding GNAT family N-acetyltransferase, with amino-acid sequence MSRVFIRAYIEEDALELLELNIRNREHFEFWMPLKPKEEQYSLGAHQERIRQTLQKMQDDRYYAFGVFLKENNALIGEVSASFIERFPAETCMIGYQLDRNYNGQGLMAEAVSQAVALLFDKYAFHRLRAEVMPENIGSSRVLEKVGFRREGLARKSLYINGNWEDFTMFALLKEEFLV
- a CDS encoding cold-shock protein, giving the protein MEQGKVKWFNAEKGFGFIERESGDDVFVHFSAIQTDGFKSLDEGQEVSFEVEEGQRGPQATNVTKL
- a CDS encoding cold-shock protein, which encodes MEQGTVKWFNAEKGFGFIERESGDDVFVHFSAIQTDGFKSLDEGQEVSFEVEEGQRGPQATNVTKL
- a CDS encoding cold-shock protein, which encodes MEQGTVKWFNAEKGFGFIERESGDDVFVHFSAIQTDGFKSLDEGQEVSFEVEEGQRGPQATNVTKL
- a CDS encoding nuclear transport factor 2 family protein, whose product is MQLSIQEQLQHVLQARHNHLMAGNREAMNELLTPNFSFIDGLGRQFDAETYLDHYVDVDLIKWVSSIDESMTVELFETTALVQTLTEDQFQYGTTSYVGRFRIVSLYQLTDTGWKWHFSQATSLDQD
- the serC gene encoding 3-phosphoserine/phosphohydroxythreonine transaminase — translated: MTVFNFSAGPAVLPEPVLRKAQSELLNYRGSHQSVLELSHRSALFEAILDDATSLVRELLEVPLDYDVLFLQGGATLQFSMLPLNLAMTHRVDFIDTGGWSQKAIADAAPYASTRIIASSRDDHYRSIPAGPFISDADYLHVTWNNTLEGTTFQEAPRVNVPLVADFSSSILSEPIDVNAFDVIYAGAQKNLGAAGMTLVIIKKSLVEQTPSALGSYLRYDVHAKHHSLYNTPPTYSIYLTKLVLEWIKQEGGLQTITARNRAQAASLYDALDHSNLFSNQVAHADRSLMNIPFSTGQQALDDAFIAYAERHGLVNLQGHRSVGGMRASLYNAMPTTGVEALLSVLRKFEQGER
- a CDS encoding phosphoglycerate dehydrogenase, with the translated sequence MYQIQLWNDLSEKGLSRFTDDYHVHRQVEAPDAFLVRSKDLHGMQFADSLKAVARAGVGVNTIPLDQLANRGIPVFSTPGANANAVKELVIASLFLTARKLIPSILWTNNLRGPDIPERIEANKRQFVGTELLGKRIGIVGLGAIGANLANTLHELGMTVSGYDPHMSIESAWQVSNQIHRVTNLEELLATSDYVTLHLPLVDATHHLLDERLLSKVKQGATLLNFSRGELIDEAALATVLKSGRLANYVTDFPNAFILSLPRVIPFPHIGASTGEAEENCAIMAVDQLKTFLETGNIRHSVNFPSVELPDSGKRRLTIAHQNIPNMVGQIASVLATERINIANMINGSKGPIAYTIIDIDNHLDETISLTQLDAIPGILKTRLL
- a CDS encoding DUF1015 domain-containing protein, with the protein product MPTFEPFQALRPQSKYAETFSSLPYDVFNRAEGRVEVRRRPLSFLRIDKAEVTLPDLIDEHDMRVYQQAALHFKDARDSQILKLDEDECYYLYRLRDGEHVQTGFVGCVSVSDYDDGFIRKHEFTRPDKERDRVRQIDALEAHTGPILLAHQPDDELNRIVAEQSTNVPLYQFTTEDGIEHTIFKITNRSDMLTIGSQFARHDALYIADGHHRAEAASKVAKLHPDNDEAQLFLAVSFSSDQLKIMGYHRAVEDLYGQSVDELLERISQRFTVTVGRAETTQKHRFEMYLKQQWYTLDYTAQQTTVKDNLDVSILQHELLTPFLGIEDPRTDARIQFVGGIRGYAGLEQLVDHGTMAVAFHLHPTDLTDLMQVADANQVMPPKSTWFEPKLRSGLLIHRFFS